Below is a genomic region from Methanobacterium sp..
AGGAACTGGTGCAGGACCCGAAGTGGTCACAGAGCATTCAGGTGTTCCAACCATAGCAGCAATTGTAGAAGCTGATGAAGCCTTAAAACACGTAAATCTGCGTAAAGAAGTGAGCCTTGTAGCTGGCGGAGGTATCAGAAATGGTGCTGACGTTGCAAAGGCCATTGCTTTAGGCGCTGATGCAGTTTATATAGCGACATCTGCTTTAGTTTCACTTGGATGCAGAGTTTGCCAGACATGTTACACAGGAACATGTAGAAAAGGAATTGCAACCCAAAATCCTCAGCTTAGAAGACGTTTAGATTACGTAGAAGGCGGTAAACAGGTTGCAAGATACATAGAAGCCATGACTGAAGAAGCTTGTATGTTGACTCAACAGGCAGGAAACACTGACCTGCAGAAACTTGAAAAAGATGATTTAAGGGCACTAACTGTTGAATCATCACTTTTAACCGGCGTTAAAATGGCCGGATTAGAGGCTCCTGTTAAATATTAACAGGAATCTTCCATTTTTTCTTTAATTTTTGAATTAGAGTTAAACTTTTTTTGAAAACGTTTTATACATATTTTTTTCCTAAATTTTTATACTATTGATCTACACTCTTAAGAGCTATTTTTAAGATACCTGATCAAATATTACCACAAAAGTTATATATGATGCTGTAAGAGTTTTAACATCGGAAATCGGTTTCCTACACCCCCCTTCCGTCGGAATACGGAAACACGTTTCCGGTGAATGAAATGTATAAATTTCAAATTCAATGCATTTTACATCTATAAAATCAGAATAGAATAATTGGAGGAAAAATTGTATGATTCTTGATAGTGGTGATACAGCGTGGATGTTAATATCCACTGCACTCGTAATTCTAATGACGATTCCTGGTGTAGCCCTATTCTACGGAGGTTTAATCAGGAAAGAAAATGTTTTAAACACTATGCTACTTTCTTTTGTTACCTTTGCAATAGTAAGCGTTCTATGGTTTATTTACGGTTACGATCTAACATTTGGTGCTGATATGTGGGGAGTAATAGGCAGCATTACAAACCCTGTATTCAATGGAGTACTTGAATCAAAATCTCTTGCAACCTTAGCCCCTACTATACCCACAGGCCTTTATGCAATATTCCAAATGACATTTGCGGCTATTACAGTGGCACTTATATCCGGTGCTGTAGTTGAAAGAATGAAATTTTCAGCATGGCTTGCATTTGTACCAGTATGGCTTACACTTGTTTATGTGCCTGTAGCTCACTGGATGTGGGGAGGCGGATTCCTTGCACAGCTAGGTGCTCTTGACTTTGCAGGAGGTATAGTTGTACACTTAACCAGCGGTATAGCTGCTCTTGCACTTGTTCTCGTCCTTGGGGCAAGAAAAGATATAAGATTACTTCCTCATCACTTAGGATATTCCGTAATGGGTGCAGGACTACTATGGTTCGGATGGTTCGGATTTAACGCAGGATCAGCATTATCTGCAGGGAACTTGGCAGTTTCGGCCATGATTGTAACCAATACCTCTGCTGCAGTAGGTATGATTGCATGGATGCTTATGGATAAACTAAAAACAGGAAAACCTACTTTACTTGGCGCATTATCAGGTGCAATTGCAGGACTAGCATCTATAACACCTGCAGCAGGATATGTAAATGTTACAGCAGCAATAATAATCGGTTTCTTTGCATCAATATTTGCATACAACGCAGTATCCTGGTTAAAACCACGCCTCGGCTACGACGATGCTTTAGATGTATTTGGTATTCATGGAATATGCGGTATCACTGGTGCCGTTGCAATTGGTATATTCGCAAATCCTCTTATAAACAACGTTACCACCGGAGGTATTCTCTTTGGAAATTTCAATTTACTAGGAGTCCAACTTTTAGCTATTGCAGTTGTTGCAGTTTATTCATTTGTACTCACTGTTGTTATTGCTAAAATAATCGACAAAATCATCGGACTTAGAGTTACAGATGAACATGAGGTACAGGGTCTTGATGTTAACCTTCATGAGGAATCCGGCTACAGATTATCTTAGGTACATATAAATGGGCAAATACCTAAATAATGGAAATATACTGGAAATAGAAGTAGTGAGTTGTGAAAAATGAAAAAGATACTAGCCATCATAAGACCTGATAAACTGGAAGCTGTGAAAAATGCTCTTGAGAAGATTGGATGCCATGGGATGACTGTAAGGGACGTAAAAGGTCGTGGTCGACAGCTTGGAGTTACAGAAAACTACAGAGGTCGGGATTACAGAATAGATATTCTCCCAAAGACTGAAATTGAAATAGTCACTCGAGAAACAGACGTTGAAAGTATAGTCCAGACCATAATAGAAACAGCTAAAACTGGAGATATTGGAGACGGAAAAATATTCATATCATCAGTTGAAGAGGTTATAAGAATCAGAACTGGAGAAAGAGGAGACAAAGCAATTTAACTTGCTCGATCCATATTTGATCTCAAACACTAAGTGTGTTTGAGTATTTTTTATTTTTTTGTATGTATTTCTATAACCTTAAGTGCAGAAGGTATTCCATCAGGACACATGCAGAAATCTGGATGGAGCCAAAATTCATTATTTTTTTAAACTATTTAATAACTTTCTGAATTAATTAAAGAAAATTCCAGCTTTAATATAGTAATTACTTAATTTCTAGAAACATTTATATATTCTAAAATTTAATAGTAAACCGGAAGCATGTTTCCTTATTCCGGCATGAAAGAAAAGGAAATAAAATAAGGTAACAGCCCACGTAATTTAGAATTAAAAGGAAAATAGTAATTTAAAACAAACTTGTCATGATATAATACACATTATAACCCACATATTGTGTAAATTAGATTATTATAACAAAAAGGTCACTAATCTATTTAATTTAGGAAAAAGGTATGTATTTAAACCATATTTTTCTAAGTCAAATTGGTTAATTTGTATTAAAAAAACGATGATTAATCATGACAGTCGAAACTTTTATATACGATTAAGTAGTAAGTTTTACTATCGGAAGGAGGTTTCCGACATCCGAATGTAGACTTAACATAGGATGGGGGGTGTGAAATTATAAAACGCATATCTGGTGCAAAAATTGATTGAACTTAAATTAAAAGAAAGGGCTTTTAAATATCAAAAAAGCGATTATATACATTACATTTAAAAAAAAAACTCTCAACTTGCAATTTAATACAAAATAAACAATAATATGGAGGAAAAAATATATGGTTCTTGATAGTGGAGATACAGCATGGATGCTCGTATCCACAGCTTTGGTAATGCTCATGACCGTTCCAGGCGTAGCATTATTTTATGGTGGTATGTCTAAACGAGAAAACGTTTTAAATACCATATTTATGTCACTTATAGCTTTTGCAATTACAAGCGTAATATGGATTTTATACGCATTCCCACTCGCATTTAATGCAAGTGTGGATCCTTGGGGATTAATTGGTGCTCCGGCAAATCTCCTGTTCAGCGGAATAGGCGTAGATGACCTTGCAGCACTTGCACCAACCATACCTACCACAGTTTACGCAGCGTTCCAGATGACATTTGCAGCTATTACAGTAGCGCTTATATCTGGTGCTGTCGTTGGAAGAATGAAAGCATCATCATGGATAGTCTTCTCAGTAATCTGGGTATCATTAATATACGTCCCAATTGCCCACTGGGTATGGGGTGGAGGGTTCCTTGCACAGCTAGGTGCTCTTGACTTTGCAGGAGGTACAGTTGTACACATAAATTCAGGGGTTGCTGGTTTAGCTTTAGCACTTCTCCTTGGAAAAAGGAAAGACATTGCATTACTACCTCACCACTTAGGTTACTCCGTAATTGGTGCCGCACTTCTCTGGTTCGGTTGGTTTGGATTTAACGCAGGATCAGCATTAACAGCAGGTGGTCTGGCAGGATCTGCATTCCTCGCAACCAACACTGCTACTGCAGCAGCAATGATCTCATGGGTAGCAATAGACATAATAAAAACAGGAAAACCAACCATTCTCGGTGCTGTTTCCGGTGCCGTAGCTGGTTTAGTAGCTATAACTCCAGCAGCAGGTTTTGTAACTGTAGACGCTGCAATAGTTATCGGACTTATAACTTCAGTATTCTCATACTTCGCAGTATCCTGGTTAAAACCACGCCTTGGTTACGACGATGCTTTAGACGTATTTGGTATACACGGTATTTCTGGTACATGGGGAGCTATTGCAACAGGATTGTTCGCAGCACCATTCGTAAATTCCCTGGGAACTGGTGTTTTCTACGGAAATCCTGGACAGCTACTTACCCAGATAATAGCCATAGTTATAGTCGCAGCCTACTCATTCATAGGTACATTAATCATAGGTAAATTAATAGACATAACTATGGGTCTAAGAGTAGACGAAAAAACAGAAATCGAAGGCCTTGATACCAACTTACACGAAGAATCTGGTTACAGGATTTAAATAAAGTGGATGTGATTAAATGAAAGAAATAATTGCAATAATAAGACCAGAAAAATTAGAAAAAGTAAAAGCTGCACTTGAAGCAATTGAATGCCACGGGTTAACAGTTGTAGACGTGAAAGGTCGTGGTCGACAGCTTGGTGTTACAGAAAGCTACAGAGGCAGTGACTACAGGATAGATCTCCTGCCAAAAACAAGGCTTGAAATTATCGTAAAAGATGAAGAAGTGGACGAAGTTGTTGACACCCTGGTTAAAACAGCGCAAACTGGAGACATTGGAGATGGGAAAATCTTTATATCCCCAGTTGAAGAAGTTGTAAGGATCAGGACTGGAGAAAGGGGAGAAAAAGCCGTTTAAATATTTAAACGGTTTTAAACCCTAACTTTTACCCCCTTTTATATTTTTTAAATTTTTTTTATTTATCTTAAAACTGCAGAAAGACCCTTAATTTTACAAAAACATACCCATATTTTAAAAAGAATAATTAAAGCGGTAAAAAGTAGCCAATATCGATTTAAATCCTTGGCGGAATTTATATGTACGAGGAAATAATACCCAATCTGTACATGATTAAGACAGGCAAACCTAGTTGCACTTCCTATCTAATTTTAGGAACTAAACTAAACGTTTTAGTTGATTCTGGGATAAATCAAAATTATGGAATCCTAAAAAAAGATTTAAAAGAAATAGGGACTAACATAAGGGATTTAAATCTAGTTATAAATACCCATGAACACGTGGATCACTTCGGCGCTAATCGATACCTCCAGAACAAAGTACCAATTATAACCCACCGCTATGCAGCCACCAAAATTATATCAGCAGACGATGAAGTGCTGCTTTGCCGCGCTTATGGACATAATCCTAAAGGATATCACGTACATTTCTGGTTAGAAAACATGAATGTGATAGATCTTGGAGATTGGTTTTTAAAAATATTTCATACTCCAGGGCATACCTCAGGATCTATATGTATTTATGAACCCCGTAAAAAAATCTTAATATCCGGAGACACAGTATTTGCTAAAGGTACTATCTCAGATATATCCAGCTCCGGAAGCTATGGGGAATATATTAATTCACTGGCCAGATTAAATACCATGAAAATTGATTTGTTGTTACCAGGACATGGTGCCATATCTAAAAATGTAGAAAAAGACATTAAAAAAGCCATAGATAACGCTAAAATGAAACATGAAGAATTTTTAAAGAAAAAAAATTCCCATTAAAAAATATTTAATATTATAATCCATTTTTTTAGGTTATTGATTGTTTTATTTTGCTTTTATTTTTTTATTTAAAATTTACATGATTTATATTACTCTAGATTCGAAATAACATTAGATTTTTGAGTTTTTCAAAATGTTTATATACCAAAACAAGTATAGTTTTAACTACCGGAAGCAGGATTCCTTGATCCGGTATGGAAGTGAATTTTTATGGAAGCAAAAAAAATTATAGTTCTGGGAGATTCAGATTCAGGAAAAACTACAGCATTAGAATACATATGTGAAAATTTAACAAAAACTACAGCATTAGACTACGGAAAAGCATTGATAAACGACAAAAAGGCATACTTCTTTTGTTCTCCAGGAAATAAACGATTTGCATTTATGCAGGACATAATATCAAAGAATCTGGATGGGGCCATTATAGTTATAGATAATACAATAAGTATCACAAAAAATAACATGAAATTGATTCGATTCATTGAAGAAAAAAGAGTTCCTTATGTTATATTTGCAAATAAGCAGGATATAAATAATAAACCATTAGATATAGATGTCAATGCACCAATTATTCCAACAAACGCCATAACAGGGCAGGGAATCAAAAATGGCTTAGAAAGGTTATTTAAATTAATGAGTAGTGAACGTATGAAATTTAAGCAAATTGCAGTTACAGCATAACCACTCATAAAAACTCAATACAATTATAAATACTAAATTACAGGTGATTTTAATGATAAAAATCCTGATTTTAGGAGCTTCAGGTTCTGGAAAAACCACTGCTTTGAAGCACATAAACAACCATGAAAATGTATCTATTTCATCATTTGACTATGGAAAAGCAACTATTGGTGAAGATACAACTTATCTTTTTAGTTCTCCAGGTATAGAAGGATTTAAATTTATAAATGACATAATATCCCCCGATATTGATGGAGTTATAATATTTATAGACAATTCAATAGGTACTACCGAAACAGATGAAGAAATAGTCAACTTTGTAAGTAACAAACAAATTCCTTATGTTATATTTGCAAATAAGCAGGATTTAAACAATTCTAATTTAAAGATTAATTCTGATGCAATGGTTATACCTTCAATTGCAATAGAAGGAATCGGGATTAATGACGGCCTGAAAATGCTGCTTAAATTAGTTGAAAATACTGTAAATCAGGACGCAAAGCATAAAAAAGAATACAGTAATATAACTAAATCAACAAGCGACGAAAATATAAAACCCAGAAGAGAATTCAAAGATATAATCAAAGATATTAAATCAGCACACCAAAATGATCCACAGAAACCAGATTTTAAAGATCTGGTTAAA
It encodes:
- a CDS encoding ammonium transporter, coding for MILDSGDTAWMLISTALVILMTIPGVALFYGGLIRKENVLNTMLLSFVTFAIVSVLWFIYGYDLTFGADMWGVIGSITNPVFNGVLESKSLATLAPTIPTGLYAIFQMTFAAITVALISGAVVERMKFSAWLAFVPVWLTLVYVPVAHWMWGGGFLAQLGALDFAGGIVVHLTSGIAALALVLVLGARKDIRLLPHHLGYSVMGAGLLWFGWFGFNAGSALSAGNLAVSAMIVTNTSAAVGMIAWMLMDKLKTGKPTLLGALSGAIAGLASITPAAGYVNVTAAIIIGFFASIFAYNAVSWLKPRLGYDDALDVFGIHGICGITGAVAIGIFANPLINNVTTGGILFGNFNLLGVQLLAIAVVAVYSFVLTVVIAKIIDKIIGLRVTDEHEVQGLDVNLHEESGYRLS
- a CDS encoding P-II family nitrogen regulator, which translates into the protein MKKILAIIRPDKLEAVKNALEKIGCHGMTVRDVKGRGRQLGVTENYRGRDYRIDILPKTEIEIVTRETDVESIVQTIIETAKTGDIGDGKIFISSVEEVIRIRTGERGDKAI
- a CDS encoding ammonium transporter — translated: MVLDSGDTAWMLVSTALVMLMTVPGVALFYGGMSKRENVLNTIFMSLIAFAITSVIWILYAFPLAFNASVDPWGLIGAPANLLFSGIGVDDLAALAPTIPTTVYAAFQMTFAAITVALISGAVVGRMKASSWIVFSVIWVSLIYVPIAHWVWGGGFLAQLGALDFAGGTVVHINSGVAGLALALLLGKRKDIALLPHHLGYSVIGAALLWFGWFGFNAGSALTAGGLAGSAFLATNTATAAAMISWVAIDIIKTGKPTILGAVSGAVAGLVAITPAAGFVTVDAAIVIGLITSVFSYFAVSWLKPRLGYDDALDVFGIHGISGTWGAIATGLFAAPFVNSLGTGVFYGNPGQLLTQIIAIVIVAAYSFIGTLIIGKLIDITMGLRVDEKTEIEGLDTNLHEESGYRI
- a CDS encoding P-II family nitrogen regulator, translating into MKEIIAIIRPEKLEKVKAALEAIECHGLTVVDVKGRGRQLGVTESYRGSDYRIDLLPKTRLEIIVKDEEVDEVVDTLVKTAQTGDIGDGKIFISPVEEVVRIRTGERGEKAV
- a CDS encoding MBL fold metallo-hydrolase yields the protein MYEEIIPNLYMIKTGKPSCTSYLILGTKLNVLVDSGINQNYGILKKDLKEIGTNIRDLNLVINTHEHVDHFGANRYLQNKVPIITHRYAATKIISADDEVLLCRAYGHNPKGYHVHFWLENMNVIDLGDWFLKIFHTPGHTSGSICIYEPRKKILISGDTVFAKGTISDISSSGSYGEYINSLARLNTMKIDLLLPGHGAISKNVEKDIKKAIDNAKMKHEEFLKKKNSH
- a CDS encoding GTPase; this translates as MEAKKIIVLGDSDSGKTTALEYICENLTKTTALDYGKALINDKKAYFFCSPGNKRFAFMQDIISKNLDGAIIVIDNTISITKNNMKLIRFIEEKRVPYVIFANKQDINNKPLDIDVNAPIIPTNAITGQGIKNGLERLFKLMSSERMKFKQIAVTA
- a CDS encoding P-II family nitrogen regulator, which produces MIKILILGASGSGKTTALKHINNHENVSISSFDYGKATIGEDTTYLFSSPGIEGFKFINDIISPDIDGVIIFIDNSIGTTETDEEIVNFVSNKQIPYVIFANKQDLNNSNLKINSDAMVIPSIAIEGIGINDGLKMLLKLVENTVNQDAKHKKEYSNITKSTSDENIKPRREFKDIIKDIKSAHQNDPQKPDFKDLVKKIKPSRNNDVEKAEICKLKLIMHPIELDNVKKALEDFGFSNITITKIGHLNSGSTSKETYRASRYDINIPQRVQLSMVMKREDVKYVIQAIEPIKTEDIMDEMFISPVENVIRIRTEEHGEEAIE